CCGGCGCTGCTCCGCGCACGTGAGGTACAACTTCTCCTCGGCGCGCGTGATGCCCACATAGAACAGCCGCCGTTCCTCTTCCAGCTGCGTGGGTTCCTCGGCCGCGCGCGCAAGAGGAAAGAGACCGTCTTCGAGACCACACACGAACACCAGCGGGAATTCGAGTCCCTTGGCATTGTGCATCGTCATGCAGGTGACGGCATCGGCATTGGGATCGAGCCGATCGACGCCGGCCACCAGCGTGGACGACTGCAGGAAATGATCGAGCGGCGTGAGTCCCACCTCACCGCCCTCATCGGCCACCACTTCGGCCGCGCCGGCGATGAGTTCGCGCACGTTGTCGATACGCTCGATGCCTTCCGGCCCTTCGGCCCGCAGGTGATCGGTGTATCTGATGGTCTGCACGAGTTCGCGCAGCAGTTCGTCGACCGCGGCGTCCGTGGCCATGGTGCGCAACCGCTGCACGAGCGCGACGAACTCGCCGAGCGCCGTCCGCGCGGCCGGCCGCATGTCGGTCACCACGTCGAAACGTCCCGCCATCTCCAGCATCGGTTTGCCTTCGATCTGCGCGCGCTCGGCGAGCAGCGCGATCGTGGCATCGCCCAGGCCGCGCTTGGGGACATTCACCGCGCGTCGGAACGCTTCGTCGTCGGCCGGATTGGCGATCAGCTTGAGATACGCCATGAGATCGCGGATTTCACGCCGGTCGTAGAAACGCACGGCGCCTACGAGACGATACGGCATGTTGCGCCGACGGAAGGCATCTTCGATGGCCCGCGACTGCGCATTGGTGCGATACAACACCGCACAATCGCGCCGCGAGAGATCCGAACGCGCCATGCGCGTGAGAATCGTCTCGGCGATGAAGTCGGCCTCGTCGCGTTCGTCGAGCGACTCGATAAGCGTGACCGCCTCACCGGCCGGACGCGTGGCACGCAGCGTCTTGCCGCGACGTTCGCTGTTCTCGGCGATCACCGCGTTGGCCAGCGCCAGGACATTTGGCGTGGACCGATAGTTTTCCTCGAGACGCACCACGCGCGCGCCGGGGAAGTCGCGCTCGAAATCGAGGATGTTCCGGATATCGGCGCCGCGCCATCCGTAGATGGACTGATCGTCGTCGCCCACCACCATCACATTGCGGTATCCGCCGCCCATGAGCTGCACGAAACGGTACTGGGCGGCGTTCGTATCCTGATACTCGTCCACCAGCAGATAGCGGAAGCGACGCTGATAGTGGGCCCGCAGCGCTTCGTCGGTTTCGAGCGCCCGCACCGGCAGGACCAGCAGATCGTCGAAGGTCACCGCGTTGGCCTGCTGCAGTGCCGTTTCGAGATCGGTGTAGACACCGGCCACGGCCGTCGCGAAGGTGTCGCGTGCCGCCCGTGCATACTCCGACGGGGATACGAGGGCGTTCTTGGCGCTGGAGATCGCTCCCAGAATGGCGTTGGGCGCGAACTGCTTGGGACTCAGACCACGCCGCTCCATCACGCGCTTCACGGCGCCGATGGCGTCGTCTTCATCGTAGATGGTGAAGTTCTGTTCCCGTCCCACGAGCGGCGCCACACCACGCAGCATGCGCGCCCCCAGCGCGTGGAAGGTACCGCACCACATGCCCTTGGGTTCATGTCCCAGGAATCCGGCGATACGCGATCGCATCTCACCGGCGGCCTTGTTGGTGAACGTCACCGCCAGGATCTCGTGCGGCGCCACGCCGTTCGCGCCGATCAGCCGCGCGATGCGTGTGGTCAATACGCGCGTCTTGCCCGAACCGGCACCGGCCAGCACGAGGGCCGGCCCATCATCGTGATACACGGCCTCCCGCTGCGCCGCATTGAGCCCACGCGTGATCGCGTCGAGATCAAGTGCCGGCTTTGCAGGAATGGCATCGAACAGCGAACCCGCCCAACCCGTCGTCGTCATCCATGCAAGATAATGTCGAAGGCCGCGCCACGGTCGGTTTCGGCGAGCAGCAGTTTGCCGTGATGATTCTCCTGCACGATACGGCGGGCCAGCGAGAGACCGATACCCCAGCCGCGGTCCTTCGTGCTGAAACCGGCGTCGAAAATGCGCTTGCGCAGATGCCGCGGGACGCCGGGACCGTCGTCCTGCACACGGATACGGACCCCGCCTTCGGGCAGCGTGCGTGCCGACACCACCACTTCCCCATCGCGGCCGCCGAGCGCGTCGATGGCATTCTTGATGAGCACTTCGAGCACCCACTCCAGCAGCACCCGGTCCCCCCGCGTGCTCACCGGGCCGTCCGGGTGCTCACTGCGGATTTTGACCGTGCGCGAGAGCGTCGGCGCGCGGGCGGCAAAATACGCAGCGAGACGATCCACGAGCGCGCTGCAATCCACGTCTTCGTCGCGCGGCGGCCGGCCGATGCGTTCGAAACGATGCGACACCCGCTCCAGTCGCTGCAGATCCTGCCCCATGGCCTCCACGGCCCGCGCGGCCGTACCGCTGGTGGTCGTCTCGCCGAGCAGTTCGATCCATCCGGCCATCGACGAGAGCGGTGTGCCAAGCTGGTGCGCCGCTTCACGCGCCATGCCCGCCCATACTTTCTCCCGCTCGGCGCGCCCGCGTTCGACGAGCCCATACACACCGAAACCCACGAGCAGGAGGAGGCCCAGGACCTGCATGACCGGAATGACCTGCAGGCCGGTCACGATCGCGCTGTCCCCCAGATGCACGGCCCCCACCGTCGGTTGCACGATGGGCGGGTTCTTGCTGTCGAGCTCGACGAGGAACGTGCGCAGGCGCGCCGTGTCGGCCAGGATCTCGGGCGGAATGTTGGCCGTGCCGGTGATGCGCCCCAGGCGATCGGTGACCACCAGCGGCAGCCCCGATTCGCTGATCTCGCGCGCCAGATCGAGCAGCACGACCGCGGGGTCGGCATCGACCGTCGTGTCCTGCAACGCTTCGTAGATGCGCGCGTACATCCGCCCCTGCACGGCCGCGGCTCCGCGCAACTGGGTCACGATATGGCGGGTGTACAGCACATACCAGCCGACGAGCGCCAGCACCCCCAGCACCATCACGAACACCGGCCACCGGCGACGTTTCATGAGAGGAGGGAGAGAGTGCTGGCGACGCCGAGCGTTGGTGCCCGATCGGCGATCCGATCAGGCCAGAACGGCCCGACCGAAATACGGCTGCAAGGCGTCGGGAATGCGCACCGAGCCGTCAGCCTGCTGATGATGTTCGATGATGCTCGCGATGATGCGCGGCAACGCCAGCGCCGATCCGTTGAGTGTATGCACGAACCGTGGCTTCTCACCGGCGGCGGGACGGTAGCGGATGTTCGCGCGACGCGCCTGGAAGTCGGTGAACACACTGCAGCTCGAAACCTCGAGCCACTTGCCCACCGCCGGCGCGAACACTTCGAGATCGTACGTCATGGCGCTCGAGAAACCGGTGTCGCCGGCGGCCAGCAGCAACCGACGATACGGCAGCTCGAGACGCTCGAGAATGATCTCGGCGTGTCGCGTCATGACTTCGAGTTCGTTGCGCGAATGCTCCGGAGCCGCATACCGCACCAGCTCCACCTTGTCGAACTCGTGCACCCGCAGCAGACCGCGGGTGTCCTTGCCCGCCGCCCCCGCTTCACGACGGAAGCAGGCGCTGAACGCGCAGAAGCCGCGCGGCAGATCGGACGCCTCGAGAATCTCGTCCCGATAGAGATTCGTGACCGGCACTTCCGCCGTCGGAATGAGGAACATCCCCTCTTCCTGGAGGGCGTACATGTCGTCCTCGAACTTGGGCAGCTGCCCCGTGCCGGTCATCGTCGCCCGGTTCACGACCAGCGGCACCCAGCACTCCTCGTAACCGTGTTCGGTGGTGTGAATGTCGAGCATCATGTTCATCAGCGCGCGTACGAGCTTCGCCCCCGCGCCACGGAACACGATGAACCCCGACCCGCTGATCTTCGCGCCACGCGCCAGATCGAGCACGCCCAGTTCCGCGGCCTTGTCCCAGTGCGGCACGAGCGAGGCCCCGTCGTCACGCGGGGTACCCCAGCTCGAGACCACCGTGTTGTGCGTCTCGTCGCCCTCGGGCACTTCGGCCAGCGGAATGTTGGGCAGCTCGTACAACATCGCCTGCACCGCCGACTCGGCTTCGGCGCGCTTCTGGTCGAGCACAGAAATCTGCTCACCGATGGTGCGGCCTTCCGCGATGAGGGCGGTGGCATCCTCACCGGCCTTGCGTCGCTGCGCCACTTCCTGCGTGACCTTGTTGCGAAAGGCCTGCTGCGCTTCGAGATCGGTGATGGCCGCGCGGCGCGCCTGCTCGAGCGATTCCGCGCGATCGAGCAGGGCTCCGAGTTCGGTCAGCTTGCCCCGGCGGCGCATCCCCTCGCGCAACACGTCGAGCTGGTCACGCAACAAGCGAATATCGTGCATACCTGGCGGTGTGAAGATCAGAACGTCAGTGGCGGAACATCAGCTCTCGGGGATCCCTTCGGCGAGCGAGCGGTATCCGCAGTTGCGATTCACCAGCGAGCGGATCACCATGCGCCGTTCGGCCGCGATGATGCTGTCCACGATGACTTTCGCGTAGTAGGGATACCCGTAGACACACCCCGAGCCGTGCAACTGCAGCAGGACGGTCTCTCCCACACCGGCGACGATGGTGGTATCCGCCGCATAGCCCTTGTCGGGCGCGCGGGTCAGATTCGCAAACGGCGTCTCCGATCGCAGCGTGCTCACGGCCGGCGCGCCGAGCGGCGGTGCCGGAACGATCACCCGCACCGGAATCATCGCCACCTTGCCATCGCTGGTCAGATCGAAGGCCACGTCGAAATTCACCGCGCCGTTGGAAAGAACCTGCGGACGCTCGATGCTCTCGGTGACATAACTGTACGCGGCCGGCAACAACCCCGACGCGCCGCTCAGCGCGTACACGGAGTAGGTGCGGGTCGTATTCTCGACCGTTGCGGGCGACAGTAGGTTACTGTCGCCGCAGCCCGATACCACCAGCGCCGCGAGCGACAGGCCACAAAACGACAGAGCGCGCCGAGCTTTGCGGGGCGCGCCGGACAGACGGGCAAACAGGGTCTTCCCCATGACTGGTACCAGAAGGTGCATCGGAACCGCAGTATCATACGACATCGGAGGTTACCGCCCAACTCATGCTGGGGCAAGCGGTTGACACCAGTGTAGCCTGGCCGGGATCGCTTGACTTCACCCGGTGGTCCAGACAGCGTTCCGCCATGCCCACCATCCGCGATCTCGTGACGGCGCTCCGGCGCCGCGATGGCATCGATGCAGCGATCGTCCTCGGCCGGGACGGCCTGCTGATCGATGGCACCAGCAATGGCGCGCTCGACCCGGAGGGGCTGGCCGCGCACGTACCACCCATGGCTCTGGCGGCGGTCGAGATGGGACTGGCCTCACAGCGTGGGGACTTCGGTCTCATGGTCCTCGAATACTCCGGGGGTTCGGTGGTGGTGACATCGCTTTCGCCCGATGCGCTGTTGCTCGTCCTGCTGCGCCCCGAGGCCAATCTGGCCGCCCTGCTGTTCGAACTGCGCCGGCACCGGTCGCAGCTCTCGGCCCTCGTCTGACCTTCACGTCCCTGCCGGAGATGCCCGGGGACGCACCGGCGCAGGTGACGGTGCTGGTCGTGGACGACGAGCCCCACATCGGTCTCATCATTCGGACCCGTCTCGAGCAGGATGGTTTTCGTGTCCTGCTGGCCGAGCATGGCCCGGAGGCCCTGGCCCTCCTGCAGGCCGAGCCCGATGTCGCGCTGCTGGTGCTCGATCTGATGCTCCCCGGGATGTCCGGAATCGATGTGTTGCGTACTGTCCGTCATGACACGCGATGGGCCGCACTCCCCTGCATCGTGCTCACGGCCGCCGGTCAGGATGCCCAGCTCCGGGACGCGGAAGCCCTCGGCGTGGCCGAGATCATGACCAAACCCTTCAGTCCACGCGGGCTGCTGGGGCGGGTGCGCCGCTATACCAACCGCTATACCACGGGCGACCACAGTCCGTGACGGGCGCCAGGGCGATGCGTCCGCTGGATAGCCACCCGGCAATAGCCATCATGGATAGCCATTTTTCTTCCTTTCCCGATCCGTCATGAACCGTTGGAACGTGGTGCTGGCTGGTGGCATTGGCTCCCGATTCTGGCCGTTGTCCACTCCGGCGCGCCCCAAGCAGCTGCTGCCGCTCGTCACCGAGGCGCCCATGCTGCAGGACACGCTCGATCGCCTGCGCCCTTCGGCTCCTCCGGAACGCACGCTGATCCTCACGAATGCGGAGCTGCGCGCTGCCATCCTGGCGCTCGAGCCCACGCTGCCGGCGGAGAATGTGATTGCCGAACCCCGGCCCGCTGGCACCTGCGCCGCACTGGCCTGGGCCGCCGCGCTGATCGCCGAACGGGATGGACCCGACGCGGTCATGGTGTGCACACACGCCGACTGGTCGATCGGTGATGTCCCGACCTTCCGCGCCACGCTCGACCGCGCCGCGGCCACGGCCGCATTCACGCATGCCCTCGTGACCGTGGGCATCGTACCATCACGGCCGGACACGGGCTTCGGGTATATCCAGCCCGGTGAGGCGGTGCCCGATCTCGATGCGGCCCTGGGCACCGTACAGCGCGTGGCGCGATTCGTGGAGAAGCCCGATCAGACACGCGCGACGCAGATGGTGGAGGCCGGATATCTCTGGAACTCCGGCATCTTTGCCTGGCGCGTGGGCGATCTGCTGGACGAACTCGCCGCGCTCACGCCGGAAGTGCATCCGGCGCTCGTCGCCGCAGGTGGCGATCTCGAACGGTTCTTCGCGCAGGTGCAGTCCATCGCCATCGACGTGGGTGTACTGGAGCGGAGCCGGCGCGTGCTGGTGCTGCCCGGTGCATTCGGTTGGGATGACGTGGGCACCTGGGCCGCGCTGCATCGGGTGCGTGCGCACGACGTGCATGCAAACGCGATGTCGGGACCCGCATTCGCGCTCGGTGCCGCGGGCAATGTCGTGCACGCCGAAGGTGTGCAGGTCGTGTTGTATGGCGTGAACGATCTCGTGGTGGTGGCGCGGGACGGCCTGGTGATGGTCACCACGCGCGAACACGCGACGAATCTCAAGACGTTGCTGGATGCACTGCCTGCCGAGGTGCGGGAGCGGTGATCGTCTTTCTCGACGATCACGCAGCGCGGCGTTTCGAGCCGTTTGCCACCACGCGCCCGTTGTGCGAGATGCGCGCCGGTGCACTGCTCATCCGCGAACGATGGGAGCATGTGCTGGGCCTCGCATCGACGGGATTCATCGCAGCCGCCCATCTCGATGGGTTCGCGGAGTTCGACGCCCCACCGGCATGCGCCGGAGAGATCGCCGCCGGCACCTGGGTCGTGAACACGCGGGCTTTGCCGACGTTGCAGCGGGCTCCCGTACCGTCGGTGGCGGGAGCCGTGTTGTTGATAGGCGATCAGGTGGCCGCCGTGTGCCTCGATCGAGCGGTGTCGGTGGAGTCCCTGCGTGATGATCCCGATGCGTGGCAGGCGCTGACCGCCGAGGCCGGGTCCGATGCCGTTGACCACGTCGTTCATCGCATCGACGGACATTGGTTGCGCGAGATCTGGGATCTCATCGGCACGCTCGTGGAGCAGCTCAAGAGCGACATTCCGCTGTTGGGCAGTGCGTGGCATCTGGAGACGTTGCAGGAAACGTTGGCGCCCGGCTCAGCACCAGTTCCCGCACCCGTGGTGTTCGGCGAACATCCCGTGTACGTGGAAGCCGGCGCCACGGTGGAACCGCTGGCCGTCTTCGATGTGTCCATGGGTCCGGTGCTCATCCGCCGCGGCGCGACCGTGCAGGCATTCACGCGGGTGGTGGGCCCATGTTATATCGGCATCGGCAGCACGGTCACGATGGACCGTGTCGCCGCCTCGTCCATCGGTGATGTGTGTCGGGTGCATGGTGAACTGTCCATGTCCATTCTCGTCGGGCATGCGAACAAGGGGCACGATGGATTCGTGGGGCATTCCATTCTCGGCCGCTGGGTGAACCTCGGCGCCGGCACCATCACGAGCAATCTCAAGAACACGTACGGGCCAGTGGCGTTGTGGACGCCCGACGGCGTGCGCGACACAGGCCTGCAGTTCCTGGGGACGCTGTT
The nucleotide sequence above comes from Gemmatimonas aurantiaca. Encoded proteins:
- a CDS encoding UvrD-helicase domain-containing protein, producing MTTTGWAGSLFDAIPAKPALDLDAITRGLNAAQREAVYHDDGPALVLAGAGSGKTRVLTTRIARLIGANGVAPHEILAVTFTNKAAGEMRSRIAGFLGHEPKGMWCGTFHALGARMLRGVAPLVGREQNFTIYDEDDAIGAVKRVMERRGLSPKQFAPNAILGAISSAKNALVSPSEYARAARDTFATAVAGVYTDLETALQQANAVTFDDLLVLPVRALETDEALRAHYQRRFRYLLVDEYQDTNAAQYRFVQLMGGGYRNVMVVGDDDQSIYGWRGADIRNILDFERDFPGARVVRLEENYRSTPNVLALANAVIAENSERRGKTLRATRPAGEAVTLIESLDERDEADFIAETILTRMARSDLSRRDCAVLYRTNAQSRAIEDAFRRRNMPYRLVGAVRFYDRREIRDLMAYLKLIANPADDEAFRRAVNVPKRGLGDATIALLAERAQIEGKPMLEMAGRFDVVTDMRPAARTALGEFVALVQRLRTMATDAAVDELLRELVQTIRYTDHLRAEGPEGIERIDNVRELIAGAAEVVADEGGEVGLTPLDHFLQSSTLVAGVDRLDPNADAVTCMTMHNAKGLEFPLVFVCGLEDGLFPLARAAEEPTQLEEERRLFYVGITRAEEKLYLTCAEQRRRNGELMYSMPSRFLDVITPSLAERGKTARAKAEGRGTFGGYGSAGSGYGSRRSGDDWGRSGYNGTGSGASGGAGGRRSVGPYGSAGYRSGTGTGVNSRDIPFGKAPTGFSTPNRREQPKGPPEPEDESQDTPLFQPGERVKHARFGTGTIAELTGSGRDTKVRIDFDDEEIGRKTLVLAQAKLERGWD
- a CDS encoding HAMP domain-containing sensor histidine kinase, whose protein sequence is MKRRRWPVFVMVLGVLALVGWYVLYTRHIVTQLRGAAAVQGRMYARIYEALQDTTVDADPAVVLLDLAREISESGLPLVVTDRLGRITGTANIPPEILADTARLRTFLVELDSKNPPIVQPTVGAVHLGDSAIVTGLQVIPVMQVLGLLLLVGFGVYGLVERGRAEREKVWAGMAREAAHQLGTPLSSMAGWIELLGETTTSGTAARAVEAMGQDLQRLERVSHRFERIGRPPRDEDVDCSALVDRLAAYFAARAPTLSRTVKIRSEHPDGPVSTRGDRVLLEWVLEVLIKNAIDALGGRDGEVVVSARTLPEGGVRIRVQDDGPGVPRHLRKRIFDAGFSTKDRGWGIGLSLARRIVQENHHGKLLLAETDRGAAFDIILHG
- the serS gene encoding serine--tRNA ligase, translated to MHDIRLLRDQLDVLREGMRRRGKLTELGALLDRAESLEQARRAAITDLEAQQAFRNKVTQEVAQRRKAGEDATALIAEGRTIGEQISVLDQKRAEAESAVQAMLYELPNIPLAEVPEGDETHNTVVSSWGTPRDDGASLVPHWDKAAELGVLDLARGAKISGSGFIVFRGAGAKLVRALMNMMLDIHTTEHGYEECWVPLVVNRATMTGTGQLPKFEDDMYALQEEGMFLIPTAEVPVTNLYRDEILEASDLPRGFCAFSACFRREAGAAGKDTRGLLRVHEFDKVELVRYAAPEHSRNELEVMTRHAEIILERLELPYRRLLLAAGDTGFSSAMTYDLEVFAPAVGKWLEVSSCSVFTDFQARRANIRYRPAAGEKPRFVHTLNGSALALPRIIASIIEHHQQADGSVRIPDALQPYFGRAVLA
- a CDS encoding roadblock/LC7 domain-containing protein gives rise to the protein MPTIRDLVTALRRRDGIDAAIVLGRDGLLIDGTSNGALDPEGLAAHVPPMALAAVEMGLASQRGDFGLMVLEYSGGSVVVTSLSPDALLLVLLRPEANLAALLFELRRHRSQLSALV
- a CDS encoding response regulator, with product MPGDAPAQVTVLVVDDEPHIGLIIRTRLEQDGFRVLLAEHGPEALALLQAEPDVALLVLDLMLPGMSGIDVLRTVRHDTRWAALPCIVLTAAGQDAQLRDAEALGVAEIMTKPFSPRGLLGRVRRYTNRYTTGDHSP
- a CDS encoding sugar phosphate nucleotidyltransferase, producing MNRWNVVLAGGIGSRFWPLSTPARPKQLLPLVTEAPMLQDTLDRLRPSAPPERTLILTNAELRAAILALEPTLPAENVIAEPRPAGTCAALAWAAALIAERDGPDAVMVCTHADWSIGDVPTFRATLDRAAATAAFTHALVTVGIVPSRPDTGFGYIQPGEAVPDLDAALGTVQRVARFVEKPDQTRATQMVEAGYLWNSGIFAWRVGDLLDELAALTPEVHPALVAAGGDLERFFAQVQSIAIDVGVLERSRRVLVLPGAFGWDDVGTWAALHRVRAHDVHANAMSGPAFALGAAGNVVHAEGVQVVLYGVNDLVVVARDGLVMVTTREHATNLKTLLDALPAEVRER
- a CDS encoding putative sugar nucleotidyl transferase, which translates into the protein MIVFLDDHAARRFEPFATTRPLCEMRAGALLIRERWEHVLGLASTGFIAAAHLDGFAEFDAPPACAGEIAAGTWVVNTRALPTLQRAPVPSVAGAVLLIGDQVAAVCLDRAVSVESLRDDPDAWQALTAEAGSDAVDHVVHRIDGHWLREIWDLIGTLVEQLKSDIPLLGSAWHLETLQETLAPGSAPVPAPVVFGEHPVYVEAGATVEPLAVFDVSMGPVLIRRGATVQAFTRVVGPCYIGIGSTVTMDRVAASSIGDVCRVHGELSMSILVGHANKGHDGFVGHSILGRWVNLGAGTITSNLKNTYGPVALWTPDGVRDTGLQFLGTLFGDHAKAGIGLRISTGCVIGAGANVFDTMPPKAVAPFSWGARAPYATFDVDKFIDTASRMMARRDVALEAPSAAWWHHIHAMATADPRWPRS